A genomic segment from Chitinophaga niabensis encodes:
- a CDS encoding DUF4133 domain-containing protein: MSSVYTINKGINKSIEFKGLKAQYIWYFGGVVMLLFLLYTIMYFIGLNSYIAMGIIVIAGTGLVLKVYALSNKYGEFGMMKAMAKKMVPKVIKSYSRAVFRNLIVQNKK, encoded by the coding sequence ATGAGCAGTGTATATACTATAAATAAAGGCATTAATAAAAGTATCGAGTTTAAAGGGCTAAAAGCCCAGTACATCTGGTACTTTGGCGGTGTTGTCATGCTTTTGTTCCTGCTGTATACCATTATGTATTTCATAGGGCTGAATTCTTATATCGCTATGGGGATCATTGTGATTGCTGGAACAGGTTTGGTGTTAAAGGTTTATGCCCTGAGCAACAAGTATGGGGAATTTGGAATGATGAAGGCCATGGCAAAAAAGATGGTACCAAAAGTAATAAAAAGCTATAGCAGAGCGGTTTTCCGAAACCTGATTGTTCAAAACAAGAAATGA
- the traK gene encoding conjugative transposon protein TraK, translating to MKNVDVAFRYIRAISLLTAGGCIVICSLIIYKSYELAGKTQDRIYVLAGGKVLEAFASERKDNIGVEGRDHVKMFHFYFFTLSPDEKAIQQNINKALYLADRSAKSQYDDLKERNYYSNLISGNVNQTIQVDSVMLDTQQYPYYFRCFASQELTRPTSIVQRRLVTEGFLRNVSRSENNAHGFLVERWNVIENTDVNIKSR from the coding sequence ATGAAAAATGTAGATGTGGCCTTCCGCTACATTAGAGCTATAAGTTTGTTAACAGCTGGTGGCTGTATAGTGATCTGTTCATTGATCATTTATAAAAGCTATGAGTTGGCCGGTAAAACCCAGGACAGGATCTATGTGCTTGCCGGAGGAAAGGTATTGGAAGCCTTTGCTTCAGAAAGAAAAGACAACATTGGTGTAGAGGGCCGTGATCATGTAAAAATGTTTCATTTCTATTTCTTCACCTTAAGCCCAGATGAAAAGGCCATTCAGCAAAATATCAATAAGGCTTTGTACCTGGCAGACCGATCTGCCAAGAGCCAGTATGATGACCTTAAGGAGCGGAATTATTACAGCAATCTTATCAGCGGCAATGTCAATCAGACTATTCAGGTAGATTCCGTAATGCTGGATACTCAGCAGTACCCCTACTACTTCCGCTGCTTTGCCAGCCAGGAACTTACCCGCCCAACTTCAATCGTGCAACGTAGGCTGGTCACAGAAGGTTTTCTCCGGAATGTCAGCAGAAGCGAAAACAACGCGCATGGATTCCTGGTGGAGCGCTGGAATGTAATTGAAAATACGGATGTCAATATTAAAAGCAGGTAA
- a CDS encoding DNA-methyltransferase, with product MEKDRIFLSDALQGMKQLPDNSIQCCVTSPPYWKARDYNIDGQYGMEASPALYVQQLVAVFNEVKRVLKPNGTLWLNVADVYWTDAHRKGRNGHHNPKYKKPGQSNASIDVQDSIFDNLKAKDLIGIPWILAFALRNAGWHLRQDIIWHKPNAMPERVVDRCAKSHEYLFLFSKSARYLFNPKAIREPAAYDGRKDTICKGSPKYRGQNITFSGNAHPRWQLDDNGLFVRNKRSVWSIPLKPFSGPHVAPFPEQLPLTCIIAGTDEGDTVLDPFMGAGTTAIAAKRLKRYFIGLELNPQSISIAEKRLLDSFGLFQKGMY from the coding sequence ATGGAGAAAGACAGGATATTTTTAAGTGACGCCCTTCAAGGGATGAAACAGCTTCCAGATAACAGCATTCAATGCTGCGTAACCAGCCCCCCTTACTGGAAAGCACGTGACTATAATATTGATGGACAATATGGCATGGAGGCATCTCCGGCATTATACGTTCAACAGCTTGTTGCAGTCTTTAATGAGGTGAAACGGGTTCTTAAGCCAAACGGGACGCTGTGGCTGAACGTAGCCGATGTATATTGGACTGATGCTCACCGAAAAGGTAGAAATGGCCATCACAATCCAAAATATAAAAAGCCGGGCCAGTCCAATGCCAGTATAGACGTTCAGGATTCCATCTTCGACAATCTAAAAGCAAAAGATCTGATAGGTATCCCATGGATACTTGCATTTGCTTTGCGTAATGCGGGGTGGCATTTGAGACAGGATATCATCTGGCACAAACCCAATGCTATGCCTGAACGTGTTGTTGACCGGTGCGCAAAGAGCCATGAGTATCTATTTCTTTTCAGCAAGTCTGCACGTTATCTGTTTAATCCAAAGGCCATTCGTGAACCAGCTGCATATGACGGTCGGAAAGATACCATTTGCAAAGGCTCTCCTAAATATAGAGGCCAGAATATAACATTCAGTGGAAATGCCCATCCCAGGTGGCAGCTGGATGATAACGGCCTTTTTGTGAGAAATAAAAGATCGGTCTGGAGCATCCCTTTAAAACCATTCTCAGGGCCACACGTTGCACCATTTCCTGAACAATTACCATTGACCTGCATTATTGCGGGAACTGACGAGGGAGATACTGTTCTTGACCCTTTTATGGGCGCGGGAACAACTGCCATTGCCGCTAAAAGACTGAAGCGGTATTTCATAGGATTGGAATTGAATCCGCAATCTATCAGCATTGCGGAAAAAAGGCTTTTGGATTCATTTGGCTTATTTCAAAAAGGCATGTACTAA
- a CDS encoding conjugal transfer protein TraI — protein MKRWGLVILLMTAMVIAPTQKSHAIWWLVVKAAVKKAIKAADLAIQRQQNKVIWLQNAQKVIENTMSKLKLTEISDWTARQRNLYKEYFEELNKVKLLITYYQRIREITAMQIALVEEYKQAWRQIRNDKHFTPQEIIDIGRYYDGILNETIQNLEQLGMVINSFKTQMSDAKRLMIINQVADQVEQNFTDLRRFTASNKSESLKRAHSLQEIETVKMMYGLERK, from the coding sequence ATGAAACGGTGGGGATTGGTTATCCTTTTGATGACAGCAATGGTGATTGCGCCAACACAAAAGAGCCATGCTATTTGGTGGCTGGTGGTTAAAGCAGCGGTAAAGAAAGCAATAAAGGCAGCAGATCTCGCCATACAGCGGCAACAGAACAAAGTCATCTGGTTGCAGAATGCGCAGAAGGTGATTGAAAATACGATGTCTAAACTGAAGCTGACCGAGATCAGTGACTGGACAGCCCGGCAGCGAAACCTGTATAAAGAATATTTCGAAGAACTGAATAAAGTAAAGCTGCTGATTACCTATTATCAGCGCATCCGCGAAATTACTGCTATGCAGATTGCGCTTGTAGAGGAATACAAGCAAGCCTGGAGACAGATCAGAAATGATAAACATTTTACTCCCCAGGAAATCATCGATATCGGCAGGTATTATGATGGTATCCTGAACGAAACCATACAGAACCTGGAACAGCTGGGAATGGTGATCAATTCATTCAAAACCCAAATGAGTGATGCAAAGCGCCTAATGATCATTAACCAGGTAGCTGACCAGGTAGAGCAGAATTTTACTGATCTGAGGCGCTTTACTGCCAGCAACAAATCCGAAAGCCTGAAGCGTGCGCATAGCCTTCAGGAAATTGAAACCGTGAAAATGATGTATGGATTGGAAAGAAAATAA
- the traJ gene encoding conjugative transposon protein TraJ: protein MRKCGRAVLVAAVLLGLPLLGQAQDVADKIHSLNGILDKLLETMMPMCKDLISVAMGIAGFGALWYIAGRCWKHLANAEPIDFYPLFRPFVLGFCISFFPLLLDTVNFLMKPIVTGTGEMVHNTDEAVKVLLEQKKQAMKGTVGWEMYVGEDNNGDREKWYKYAYGDKKEHWTEYIDHSLQFMTAKAMYNFRQKVKEWMSEILKVLFQAASLCINTIRTFQLIVLAILGPLVFGLAVYDGFQHSLTAWLSRYLNVFMWLPVANIFGAIIAKIQEEMLKLDLDQIKNSGDTYFSASDTGYLIFMIIGIVGYFTVPTVAGYIINAGGAGAMVSKVTSVMSSIPGAPVSAATSAIDTMKSFQDGKKYDAGTGISGAIGRAFKTDDGDGSFQHSKLSGRAK from the coding sequence ATGAGGAAGTGTGGAAGAGCTGTATTAGTAGCAGCAGTGTTGTTGGGATTGCCATTACTCGGGCAGGCTCAGGATGTGGCCGATAAGATACATAGCCTGAACGGTATCCTGGATAAATTATTGGAAACCATGATGCCAATGTGTAAGGATCTGATCAGTGTCGCTATGGGCATTGCAGGTTTTGGGGCTTTGTGGTATATCGCTGGCCGATGCTGGAAACATCTGGCCAACGCAGAACCGATAGACTTCTATCCTTTGTTCCGCCCATTTGTCCTGGGATTTTGTATCAGTTTTTTCCCGTTGTTGCTCGATACAGTAAATTTTTTGATGAAACCCATTGTAACCGGCACAGGCGAAATGGTTCACAATACTGATGAAGCAGTAAAGGTACTACTGGAACAAAAGAAACAGGCAATGAAAGGCACTGTTGGATGGGAAATGTATGTGGGAGAAGATAATAATGGGGACAGAGAAAAATGGTACAAGTATGCATATGGCGATAAAAAGGAACACTGGACTGAGTATATAGATCATAGTCTCCAGTTTATGACGGCAAAGGCTATGTACAACTTCCGGCAGAAGGTAAAAGAATGGATGTCGGAAATTTTAAAAGTACTGTTTCAGGCGGCTTCATTATGTATCAATACCATCCGGACTTTTCAACTGATCGTACTGGCCATCCTCGGCCCCCTTGTTTTTGGTCTGGCAGTGTATGACGGCTTTCAGCATAGTTTGACCGCATGGTTGAGCAGGTACCTGAATGTGTTCATGTGGCTACCAGTCGCAAATATCTTTGGTGCCATCATCGCTAAAATCCAGGAAGAGATGCTCAAGCTCGACCTCGATCAGATAAAGAATTCCGGGGATACCTATTTCAGTGCCAGCGACACCGGTTACCTCATCTTCATGATCATTGGGATTGTAGGCTACTTTACAGTACCTACTGTTGCCGGTTATATCATCAATGCCGGTGGTGCCGGGGCTATGGTATCTAAAGTTACCAGTGTGATGTCCAGCATACCAGGGGCGCCGGTTTCTGCTGCTACTTCTGCGATTGATACTATGAAAAGCTTTCAGGACGGCAAGAAATACGATGCCGGTACCGGAATCTCAGGCGCTATCGGCCGTGCATTTAAGACTGACGATGGTGATGGGAGTTTTCAGCACAGCAAACTGTCTGGCCGGGCGAAGTGA
- a CDS encoding TraG family conjugative transposon ATPase encodes MEKKLEKIFPIMGVEHDCILSGQGDITVVYKTELPEIFTLSDTEYEAFHHAWIKAIRLLPKHSVFHKQDWYMRSAYTPLKTEQPSYLQHAADQHFKGREYIAHTCYIAITKKPDGRKPSSSMFSSLLRRSIVPEQTLKADALKLFLDSCGQFKRIMEDSGFVKLQRLTNAELSSQHRKAGLIERYCFLLENPEPMTIKDIEFGDSIKVGQQQCQLYTLGDAADLPSLCGSRINYDKFSTDKTKFSVGFAASLGQLLSCNHIYNQYIFIGDGQKTLQRLETKRLRLQSLSAYSRENAIARDATNDFLNEAISEQRLPVKAHYNILAWTDEPEEIKEIRNRVSTAFAQLDAVAKQETAGAPQIFWAGIPGNSADFPENDTFDTFLEQATCFLNCEGEPKSAPPHQGIRLCERLSSKPIFLDLYDSVREAGVTSNMGTLIVGASGTGKSMLANTMLHSLYNQGAHCVTIDIGGSYRGLCSMLGGYYFTYEEHDPIKFNPFYLSEGEMLDTEKKESLKSLLVALWKQENESVYRSEYVALSNALSGYFLFLETNPQVFPCFNTFYEYLLNEYQGILKSHNVKDRDFDLNNFLYVLRPYYKDGEFDFLLNATENLNLLHQRFIVIELDNLAGHPVLFSVVTLLITEAFISKMRKLKGLRKVLTIDEAWKAIMNAGMAGFMQYAVKTFRKFNAIPNIITQEIDDLISSPIIKEAIINNCDVKILLDMRKFMNKFDKVQDTLGLSEKAKSMLLSVNKDQREVFIDLGGQVQKVYKNELCPQEYYAFTTEGKERVMVMEYAERYGSMEKGIERLVGELNSN; translated from the coding sequence ATGGAAAAAAAATTGGAAAAGATATTCCCCATCATGGGGGTTGAACATGATTGTATATTGTCAGGTCAGGGTGATATAACTGTTGTGTATAAGACTGAGTTGCCTGAGATATTTACGCTCTCTGATACAGAGTATGAGGCATTTCATCATGCGTGGATAAAGGCAATCCGCTTACTGCCCAAACACTCCGTATTCCATAAACAGGATTGGTATATGCGTTCGGCATATACTCCTTTAAAGACGGAGCAACCCAGCTATCTTCAGCATGCTGCTGATCAACATTTTAAAGGTCGTGAGTACATAGCTCATACCTGTTACATTGCAATTACAAAAAAACCAGATGGCAGAAAACCCAGTTCTTCTATGTTCTCCAGTCTGCTCAGGAGAAGTATTGTGCCAGAGCAAACCCTGAAAGCTGATGCACTGAAGCTGTTCCTGGATAGCTGCGGACAGTTCAAAAGAATCATGGAGGATTCCGGATTTGTAAAGCTTCAGCGGCTTACTAATGCTGAACTCAGTAGTCAGCACAGAAAGGCGGGCCTGATAGAGCGATATTGTTTCCTCTTGGAAAACCCAGAACCGATGACCATAAAGGATATTGAATTCGGGGATTCTATTAAAGTAGGTCAGCAGCAATGCCAGTTATATACGCTGGGTGATGCTGCTGATCTGCCATCACTTTGCGGCAGCAGAATAAATTACGATAAATTTAGTACGGATAAAACAAAATTTAGTGTTGGCTTTGCTGCTTCCCTTGGACAGCTGCTTTCCTGCAATCACATCTACAACCAATATATATTTATTGGTGATGGCCAGAAGACTTTGCAACGGCTGGAAACAAAAAGGCTCAGGTTGCAATCCCTATCCGCTTATTCACGCGAGAATGCCATTGCAAGGGATGCGACCAACGATTTTCTGAACGAGGCCATATCGGAACAGCGCTTACCGGTAAAAGCACATTACAATATTCTGGCCTGGACAGATGAGCCGGAAGAAATAAAAGAAATACGGAACCGGGTAAGCACAGCATTTGCGCAGCTGGACGCCGTAGCCAAACAGGAAACAGCTGGTGCCCCGCAAATCTTTTGGGCAGGCATTCCCGGTAACAGCGCAGATTTTCCAGAAAATGATACATTTGACACCTTTCTTGAACAGGCCACATGTTTTCTGAACTGTGAAGGTGAACCGAAATCAGCACCTCCACACCAGGGTATTCGCCTCTGTGAACGCTTGTCCTCCAAACCCATCTTTTTAGACCTTTATGATTCCGTTCGTGAAGCAGGTGTCACGAGTAACATGGGCACACTCATTGTAGGTGCCAGTGGAACTGGTAAAAGCATGCTGGCCAATACGATGCTGCATTCTCTCTATAATCAAGGCGCACATTGCGTTACAATTGATATTGGAGGTAGTTACAGGGGGCTTTGTTCCATGTTGGGCGGGTATTACTTTACATACGAGGAACATGACCCGATCAAATTTAACCCCTTCTATCTTTCAGAGGGGGAAATGCTGGATACGGAGAAAAAAGAAAGCCTGAAATCTCTGCTGGTAGCTCTCTGGAAGCAGGAAAATGAAAGTGTTTACAGAAGTGAATATGTAGCCCTCTCCAATGCTCTGAGTGGGTACTTCCTGTTCCTGGAGACAAATCCTCAGGTATTTCCATGTTTCAATACCTTTTATGAATACCTGCTGAATGAGTATCAGGGAATCCTGAAATCCCATAATGTCAAAGACAGGGACTTTGATCTCAATAATTTCCTATATGTCCTCAGGCCATATTACAAAGATGGAGAATTTGACTTCCTGTTAAATGCAACAGAAAACCTGAACTTGTTACATCAACGCTTTATCGTCATAGAATTAGATAACCTGGCCGGGCATCCGGTTCTTTTTAGTGTTGTAACGCTACTGATCACTGAGGCTTTTATATCCAAGATGAGAAAGCTAAAAGGATTAAGAAAGGTATTGACGATTGACGAAGCATGGAAAGCTATCATGAACGCCGGTATGGCTGGTTTCATGCAATATGCTGTGAAAACCTTCCGCAAGTTTAACGCTATTCCCAACATCATCACTCAGGAGATAGATGACCTGATCAGTTCTCCTATCATTAAAGAAGCGATAATTAACAACTGCGACGTCAAGATCCTGCTCGACATGCGCAAATTCATGAACAAATTCGATAAGGTTCAGGACACATTGGGCCTGTCTGAAAAAGCAAAATCAATGTTATTGTCTGTGAATAAAGACCAAAGGGAAGTGTTTATTGATTTGGGAGGACAAGTGCAGAAGGTGTATAAAAATGAACTGTGTCCGCAGGAATATTATGCGTTTACTACTGAAGGTAAAGAACGCGTGATGGTGATGGAATATGCAGAACGCTATGGCAGTATGGAAAAAGGAATTGAACGGCTTGTTGGCGAACTTAATAGCAATTAG
- a CDS encoding DUF4134 domain-containing protein, which translates to MPREDQQGFEKEKFKSVRDMWRENLDSSVEKGKKIMLTVVLVLITIAVEAQNGKAGIEEADKAVRGYFKSGTSLMYAIGAVLGLIGAVKVYTKWNGGDQDTSKVAAAWFGSCIFLVIVATVIESFFGVK; encoded by the coding sequence ATGCCCAGGGAGGATCAGCAGGGTTTTGAGAAGGAGAAATTTAAAAGTGTGAGAGATATGTGGAGAGAGAATTTAGATTCTTCTGTAGAGAAGGGCAAGAAAATTATGCTGACTGTGGTTTTGGTTCTGATCACAATTGCAGTGGAAGCACAAAACGGAAAGGCCGGTATAGAGGAAGCGGATAAAGCAGTAAGAGGTTATTTCAAATCAGGGACTAGCCTGATGTATGCCATAGGAGCGGTTTTAGGACTAATCGGGGCGGTAAAAGTGTATACCAAGTGGAATGGTGGGGATCAGGATACCTCAAAAGTAGCAGCAGCGTGGTTCGGCAGCTGTATCTTCCTGGTCATCGTTGCAACAGTAATTGAATCCTTTTTCGGCGTAAAATAA